AGACTTAAATTATATATGTCTAACTTTTTTCAGTATTTTTAATGCAGTAAGGATCAAGCTGCAACATTTTTATTCCTAAATTAATTTTACTATAATATTGTATATTCTTTCAAATTCAGACTTCACCCTGGTAATCGCAATGTTCATTTCTGGACTATACTTCAATTTTTAATAGGAAGTTGCCTAGAAATGAGAGAGTTCCCTTCCTACATTTGCCACAAAGATAAAGCTAATATTCTCTGACCTGACCCAATAGACTATCTCATTAGAGTGAGTATTTTAGAGTGTGGTTTACCCCAAGTTCTAGTTCAGATATCAGAGTTGTTTGCCCATTATGAACAGGCTTTTAATTAATGCTTCCTTCTTCGCTCACATAATGAGTTCTTGATCACTTCCTGAttcctggttcacacatcacactggtttaaaacaaactgtgGTCTAATATGGATGAGGAGCATATTGGTGCATGCTGCTCAATGTTTCTATGGTGCTTCTCCCTGCTTGCTGCttcacaacagacaaaacaaGCCAAAGTTTGGTTTGTTGTGTCGTCTGAACCTGGACTCATagtttgttttccccaaaccaagaacaaacattggttactgcttgtggtttggATGACATGACAAGCTGTACTCTGGCTTAGTTTACCTGTGGCATGGCAGCAATAGGAGCGAGGGAAGATTGAtattaaccatagtttgttttaaactatggtttaatctgACACAAGAACCAAGCTAGTTACTATAGTTTATTGTGATACCAGTCAAATGATGGTTACATTTGTATTCAAACCATATTTGGAATCCCACTTTAGGTTTCCAATTTTGGAGTGAGGCAAACTCTTTGCCTGGTTTAGATGTAATGGCACATGATAGTTTGCCAAAAACCAGAGTGTTTGAGGCAGAAGCCCAACAGTCAAATTATGGTTGGGCAATTTCATCTGAACTGGGCAAAAGGGAATTATATAATTTGCTACTGATTGAAAGTAAGGGTGATATTAGTGTACTTGTTTGGTCAAAGTAAATATCTGTGAGCAGTTTATGTGGGACTTAAAATCTAAATCCAGCACAAATTCTAATGCAGGGTCCTCAACATGTGAATTTTCATTCACCCTATATATTATAGCCCTTAGAAATTAATTCACATCATCCAGATTGTAGGGTGCTGAAAATAGCAAGCCCATGCTAGCAAGTTATCCCATTCCATACGTCATCTGCACATAGGTCTGCTTACCTAATTTACAAAGGGTAGATTTTTTTTGAATCTATAGGCTCTCTACTGATTTCCCCTGGGTATCACCATTATCATCCTCTCCATAGGCACAGGACTTAGTGGTCCTATATATTTGGTAGCTGTTCACAGACATGGTAGTGGTTTCTGCATGCTTAGGGAACTCTTTAGCAATTAAGAAAAATGCTAGGTTGTAAATAGAACACAAAAACATGCTCAGACATGTTGAGGGTGGTAGGTTTTCTTTGGGCAGAGGTGGGAGGCGGGGAACAAAAATTGGGAGAGAAGAAACTGTCTGTTCAAGCCCAAGACAACTTATAGTATCTTGCTAGTGGGgtgagagttggaaggggcatttGCCCCATGATATAAACTCTATTTCCTGTGCTACATGAGGAAATTATAGgatcaaggaaggaaggaaggaaggaaggaactttTTTCAGTCCACCCCCAATATCCTTGTTTCTGAGCATCGCATAGCATGGTAGCGGGAGGTTTCAAAAGGCCTTCCCCTTTTCTCCCCTGGTGATGCACAAACAGCACTATTAGGTGTTCCACACTGGCATACTGCAACAATTTGAGGATATACTGCAACATACTCGTGGGATTTCACTTTTTTCTTCTAATAGTGAACTTAGTGGTCCCATGGCTATCGGTTTGGTGGTGGAATTGGGGACACACAAATAAGGTAGCGGTTTGTGCATTCTTGCGATATTCCCCagatatgcaaaaatgcattcttttgttaaattaaaagaggaaaaaacaaaacaaccaggtGAAGACTATACTCAGTGACCAGAACTAGATAAAATTGAGCACATCAGCTGAAGTGTTAGTGGGGAACAAAAATAAGAATGTGGGGATCAGAATTTGCCTGTTCTGCCCCTACCCTAAAATATTACAGTGTACTAGAGGAGGGAATCGGATACAGGAAACATGTCCCTCATGGCACGTATTCACCATGCAGCATAACTTCCTAGTCACCTGAGCTTCAGCAGTCAGCACTGTAGCAAAATTGCACTATAGTGGAAAACTGCTGAGGTTTAGGCAAGGTGTACAAGACACTTTAAATCTGTCTTGCATTTGCCCCAGCTAATTCCTTCTAGTGAACTGGGTGGTCCTAGGCTACCAAGTAGGAAACAGAAGAAGAGTCCATGAAAAGACAAGGTATAGTTTCTACACAGTTGGGGCGGAGGGACTTCCCAAACGGAAAAAAGCAGCCTGTAGTATTGTGGGGGGAAGAGATTAGGGTCAGGTAACTTACAAAATTAAACCTTATGTAGCTGGGGTCCTAGAAGGAATTGTGAGGATAAATTATCCCCCAGTAATTGGACAATAGTACAAGACTGCTGAGCTCCAGGGCAACATGAATACATGCTAAATTCTACAGCTTGTATACCTGTATTTGTCTCACAACTAAACTGATCCCAATATATACCATATACTATGTACCAATagtaacatcttgaacttggcctggtaacaaattggcagccagtgcagattgctGAGCAAGTTGTTATATGCTGGCAGTGGCTCACTCctgttagtgcaaaatgctgcagcaaggctgctaactgcagtttccgggtcaagtgcaaggaaagcattgcagtaatccagtcttaaaGTTACTAATGCCTGAACTGCTGTGGTCAAGCTCTTCCGGTTCAGGAATAGTCACAGCTGTCATACAAGGCACAGTTGATAAAAGgtgcttctagccactgaggctacctgaacctccagtgacaaagatggatctagaagCACCTGCTACTTCAGAGGCAGTGCAATCCCACCCAGGGCAGACAGTTGACCAgtttcccagacatgggaaccactcacccacagtgcctccgtgtTGCCAGGATTCACGCTCAGcatacttttttattatttacataaaacCAGTGGTTGAATGAAAACCTCTTGAAAAATCATAGGTTAAAAAAAGCGATGAGTGGTTTTTTTATGTGCTTAATACCGCTGAAATTCCTGGACTTGAACTGAAAATAGTTCATCATGTCCTGATagtcaaatagaaaaagaaaagttgtCTGAGTTTTGTAAATTCTGAAAATACCTGGAATACATCTTCAGAATGAATTCTTAAACACAGAGAGTGGCTTTGCACATTCATTTGTAATTTGCTTTTACTTTTCCCCTCACCATCTAAGAAGAAGCATGAGCAAAGTGAAGTAGCACTTTTTAATCTCTCCAGATTAGCTGAGTTGAATCACTTAGCGTAAGCAAATGTCTTTCACTGGCCCAGTTCAGATGGTCATCTAACCAAGGGTTAGATGACTGAATGTGCTGTGGTGATTCCCAGGCTTGCACACTCCCTGCCTCTGTCCTCCTTTGCATGCGAAGAACTGCTAGTTTCACTTTTGACCAAACCATGTTATGAACTTTAGGAACTAGTTAGTTAAAATAAACCAGGATATCAAGCTGTTTACTGAAAAATGAAAGCAGTTCTCTTGTGTATAGGGGATGGGGGCAGTATTTGAGTTCAAGGCTTCCTGAAGCTTCTTTTAAATCTTCTAAACCAGGGCTCACCAGTTTGTAACCTGCAGGTGTCATGGcacctgcaaaggccttcagtAGTACCCCcacagaatctgagctttcattaaaaataggcaagtctctagccctcctagataaaagattatggagcaaaatgtgcaagtacccttctaagcgacttatgtgaaatgagccagcctggctgcttctgCTTGTCAGTGTtactagccaatgagtgaagtcagagctgtgattgataactgAGTTATTTgtcaccaggcaataggaatccctggagtctaaagagctgctgttttctcctcccttttagtgcactttttctacttctgtttcccccctccccccagtccttggaatctccatagtttgctcttccttttcctctagcaatcaggatgcatctttttctgctgggcttgcctgagaataggtagtgcctagaaattattttctgcaaatactactatataataaatgtgggtgaatgttaaagcattcccctctccccaaaagacaaatgtgaaatctttgcaaaaaggcttaggcgtgtctcctgctttgcaggagttaaagaccagggacttgctaagaattcactgtatagttaacttacagtaaaaTGATACATACATgcatgtctactccaaagtaagtctctttgtgtttgtgTCTCTTtgtaatgaggcttacttccatgtaagtggGTAGAGGATGGTAGGCTTTGGTTTAAGGTTGGCCTTGGGAGAAACATAGgcttcctgtgcctttaacagctgtatggcaggcataaATTCAActggtcaagccttttctagtatgaaaatataattatggggaaagcttcactatgactactctctaattttgtgttataccaTGCCCTCTTTGGCAGTCATTTTGTCACTGGTGTTCTCagtactctcaaaatttgaaatgtgccttctGGTCCTATAAGGTTGGTAACCCCTGAACTGGACTACTGTGTTTAGGACAGGTAAGAGTCTTAATAAAATCAGTATGTTTGACAGGTTAAATTCAAGTGTACCCTATATATTATTGCTCACTTTTAATTAACACACAAAGAGTGCTAGCGGACCTTCAAGAACCCTTCCCTTATTTCTATCGCTTCCAGTTAACAGGCTTATGGCATTTTGAAAGAGGCTGGCAgaaacaaacataataaaaagagaTATTCAAATCTCAAAAGTTCTGAGTTGTGGTGTGGCATTTTGTTATGGTCTTTAATACTCAAAAGCAGCGATACTACCTTAAGCAGTGCCTTAACTGAGAGTTTTTTAGTTGTGCATACTGGCTAATGTTAGCTGTCTTACATTCTGCCAATCTGCGAGAAAAGGAGAAAGGCTAGGTCATGGTGCTGTTTAAGGTCTACAGTTGTGATATAAATATTACATGGATCTTTCTTTATTGTTCTTGGATATTCTCATTTTTCATGAAATAAGGTAGATTATGGGATTGCCTCCTTTTGTAATGTCTAAATATATTGTCACTGGCATTTTTAATATGGGAAAACTAAATTGTCCTTATTTTCCCATTCTGTACTTACTTTGCTATGCGTTTCTAGGAAGAATTTGGCTAAGTTATTATTTCCCCTTTATATCTATTTACCTATGTAAATAAGTCTGAGAAGTCAAACTGCTTTTGCTGTAGACATCAGTCGATGATTGACTGACTTGTTCTTTTCCCTTATTCTATTCTCTCTCTTTTGGACAAGAATTCATTAGAACATGAGATTGGCAAAAAGCATGCAGCTAGATTCTTCATGGCAGTAGCTCCTTGGGATTTATAAGAGTGATGCATCTTACTTGTGTGAGAGTTGATTCCATTGTTCTTGTTTGTTCATCAGTTGCATGAATATATTGAGAATTTTAATACTTTTAAGATACAGTGGATTGGTAACCATTTCTGATGTTAgatttttccttttcacatttcGAAAAGATTAGAGAAGCAGCTAGTTAGGTAGCATTAAAAATACTTGAGAAGATACTAAGAGTCTTGAAAGATGTGTAGCTAACTGGAATCTGACTGTTCTGAAATCAGTGCTCTATAGCTTTGCTTTGTGCTGCTTATTCTAGTAAAAACTGTGTTATGACTCTTGCTCAGTGCAAGGAAgtgccattctgatccttggAGCAGAGGCTGTCACTGGGATGTTTGACATCAGACAGCGAGAGCGAGAGCAGcttcactggttcttgttggctTTTGTTGTCAGTGCATGAAAAAATGACAACCGAATAGTCTGCAAGAAGGGGCCCTTATAACGATGACTCTGCCTTCTGATAGGAAAGATAAGCATattgaatttaataaaattaagTATGTAGGCAGATGACAAGGGCGGGAAACTGTTTGTTATAATTTCTAATCTTGTACAGTCTAGTTCTTTTCAGGAAATGATCTGTAAGAGATACTGGTTAGTAATGTGAACTTTAACCGTTCATTGTAAGGGAGACTTATTTCTCTGAGAATTTTacaccatctctgttttctgtgatgttccttgttttatttatttcatttttaaaatgtctatcCCATCTATTTCCCTAAAGAGACTTAAGGTGGCTAACAAATAGTaataaaaccagaataaaacacAATCCCTAGCACAGACCATATACAATCAAATTAATATTAACAATATGAAAATACATAGCATATACAATCAATTTAATAACAATATGCAAACTATTTCACAAATTCTAGCAGCACAAAAATAACTGAGCTACCAAAAAGTACACACTTAatcaggagttttttttaaaaaagccagatCTTCATGAACCTCTGGAAGCAGAACAGTGATAGGTCCTAACAGACCTTGCTCAGCAAGACATTTCGTTAGGTAGGTGCCACAATCCTTCTAAATGCATCAGCAGTTCAATCTGCTGTTAGAGGAATTTGCATTTGCTGTTTATTTAGAAAGCTAAAGCAACATAGCTAAGCTTTAGAACTATTGTACTAAAGTTGTTCTTTTTCTTcataatgatttttttattttaagcctTTTTTGATTTTACAGTCAAACAATTTGGTTGTAATATTTCAAGCCTCCTTAACTTCTAAAGAAGGGTTTGGGAAGACGAGAAAAAGGCGAAGATGGTTAAGGCATCTGATCTTCTCAGGCCTAATTCAGGACAATATTCCACAGTGCTGTAGAAATAATTGGAAAGGCGTTATGTTTTGAGTAGAGAAGGTTAAGTATTTTCCCAGCTGAAATGTTAGCATGTAGTAAATAGTTTGACTGTCATGAGATCATAAAGTGTTATACTTTTTCATAATATCCGGAATGAATCATTACCTCCTTCTAGCGATGAACAATGCTTGTTCTTAATTCAGCTCGGGGCAGAGCAATTCCAGGGGGTGGGGAGTCTGCGGCAGAAGAACTGCCACTTCTTAAGCCTTCTGTGCTTGTGGCAGCCAGGATAGAAGGTGGGaggcttccccctccttcttgctttttaaaaatataactatGCTTCCTCCGGGGCTGGTATAGTTTTCTCCCTTATCAGCATGCTGAGGAATGGAGCAGGGCTTTGGATCCTGTGTGATCCATAGTCACCCCTTGCATGCCCTTCTTTAGCCCATCCTGCTATCAGAGCACTGATGGTGGTCGAGCTTTCTGCCGCTGCAACATGGAGGCCTCTGGGAGCGAACCTCTTCTGCCCATGGAGAGGGAGGTACACAGGATGCAATTGCAACTCTTCCCAAGAGCATAGAATAGCTCCCTAAAGCAATTAGggattaaaatgctttaaaaacatgaaaacgaATTTAAATATCAAAATGTCAACATTTAGATCGCTGTTCCTTAATCAAATTTATTAAAACTAGCTTTTCCCTGTTTAGGTCAATTAACATGTATTAGTTCTTCTTTGTATACCTCTGGACGCAAAAGGGCTCTGTGGAGAGAGATCCAGCATAGTACAAGAAGGTGTAGCCAGAAGAGAAAAAAGGGAAATATTGTATCTGTGCAAAGATGTGCTTGACCATGCCAACGGAACACGTTGACTTATAGATTTAGGTAGACAAAAGATCTGTCCTGACTCTcagtatatttttaattgtaaatatACTTTACAACTTGTAAATTGTAAATATACTTTACAACTTTACTGTAAATATTTTTCTTGTAAATGCTAAAATGTCAGTGTTTCATAACAGTCAACCTAAAATTTATATATAACGCAttaccaggccagattcaaggctcttgtgttgatgTACAAAGCTATGAACAACTTGGGTCACTCTAggatatcttagggaccacctaaTCCCTCATATCTGTCTGATCACTGAGACATGTCTCCCATGTTACAGAAGCTGGTCTCAGCCAGAATTTGGCCCTTTAGTGTTGCTGATTCCATGCTGTGCAACACTTTTTCgttagagattcagcaggcattctCGCTTTTGActtgtctcttgaagacttttttgtgctgaTAGGCCTATGCGTGTGTTTAAATTATTTtcaagtagccagtcattttaatggtggttttgttttgcttttaagtgtttttatgttgctgtactctgccctgatgttttgcaagagggcagtatataaatacttttataaataaacaaatgttacTAGAGAAATGTGAGGAATTGTActgtttaaattgattttaacaaAGCTCAGTGTACTGAATTAACAGTGGAGAGCAGGTGTGGAAAAAATACTTTGTATAAATTCCTTAATACTGGAGGTGTCTTAACAATTGACTATCCAACAACTAGCACACCAGACTAATATAGAAGTATATTCAACAGTTTTTAACGTAGGCCATAATCCAGCACAGAGCTAATTGTGTTTAAGGCTATTGAGGTGAATTCGTTTAAGTGTATTTAAGTCTAGGTTGCACTGAAATCATACTTTTTTGTATATTGCATGTATATTTGTAATGTATTGATTCACATTTCATTTGTAACCTaacctttaaaatatatatgtcaTAATATTTTTTCTGGCTTTTTTTTAACTCTTCTATTCAGACAGGAGATTTGTCCTCTGTACAGTTAGCAGGAACTCCAAATAGATGGGAGGTGTTATCTGCTACGCCAACAACGATCAAAGATGAAGCTGGCAATATAGTACAGATCCCAGGAGCTGCCACAGTAACTTCAAGTGGGCAATATGTTCTTCCCCTACAGAGTTTGCAGAATCAACAGATATTTTCTGTTGCACCTGGATCAGATTCATCAAATGGTACCGTATCCAATGTCCAATATCAAGTAATACCCCAGATTCAGACAGCTGATGGTCAGCAAGTTCAGCTTGGTTTTGCAGCCTCTTCTGATAATGGTAGTGTAAATCAAGAAACTGGTCAAATTCAAATCATTCCTGGCTCCAATCAAACCATTATTGCCTCTGGAACATCTTCTAGTAATATTCAGAATATATTATCACAGACTGGCCAAGGGGTTACAATTGGTGGTTCTTCTTTTCCTGGGCAAGCACAGGTAGTTGCAAATGTTCCTCTTGGACTGCCAGGAAACATTGCATTTGTTCCCATCAATAGTGTTGATCTAGATTCATTGGGACTAAGTGGTTCTCAAACCATGACTGCAGGAATTAACACTGATGGACATTTGATAAGTACTTCACAGGCAATGGATAGTTCGGACACTTCTGATAGGACTGCTGAACAAGTTTCTCCTGAAATGACAGAAACCACCACTGATACAGACTTATTTGTGCCAACATCATCTTCATCACAACTGCCTGTTACTATAGACAGTACTAGTTTATTGGAACAAAATGCAAATAGCTTGCCTACTACTACTGGGCAAGTACACAGTTCTGATCTTCAGGGAAATTACATCCAAACATCAGTCTCGGATGAGACACAGGCTCAGAATATTCAGGTCTCTACAGCACAGCCTATTGTACAGCATATACAGCTTCAAGAGTCTCAACAAACAACCAGTCAAGCCCAAATTGTACAAGGTATTGCGCAGCAGACAATCCATGGTGTGCAAGCCAGCCAAGGTATATCACAGCAGGCTTTGCAGAATCTTCAGCTTCAGTTGAATCCTGGGACTTTTTTAATCCAGGCACAAACAGTGACACCATCTGGGCAGATAACTTGGCAGACATTTCAAGTACAAGGAGTCCAGAACTTGCAGAACTTACAGCTGCAGAACGCCCCTGGCCAACAAATAACTTTGACACCTGTGCAAACACTCACTCTTGGTCAAGTTGCAGCAGGTGGGGCCTTGACTTCAACTCCTGTTAGTCTAAGTTCTGCTCAGTTGCCAAATCTACAAACAGTTACAATAAATTCCATAGATTCTGGTGGCATTCAGCTGCACTCAGGAGAAAACGCTGACAGTCCTGCAGgtatttatattattataatgTGTCTCTGTAAAACTAACACCTTCGCTTTGAATATTGATAAACGTTCTTAATATTTTCTTGTTGTTGAAGCATACAAAATGTTGTGCAGCCATTTCTCCAGAAATCCTTTTGCAACAGCTGAAAATAGTTCACTTTCTAAAATTCTATTTCTTTTGTTCTGTTTAAATTGGTTTTCTGTATCCATGATGTCTGAAGTCCATATTTTCTGAATTATGTTTTAAAAGAGTCTAAATATCGGGTGAGATGAAACATCGTGAGAGTGGGCATCTGCTAATGCAGcaggacttctccttcctcttaGCCCCCTGTCTGTCCCTCAgacctgctccagaggattgggggatccctccagagtagattttgggGAAACATGGGCAAATGGATGGGGAAGAAGAGAAactggaagtcccattgtgccgTATCATCAGATGTCATCCATTGTTTAGAAACTCCTCTGTCATCACAGAGACATGTTAAAGAAGTAATTTCTAATATATCTATAACAAAAGTAAGACACCAGTAGTAGAGTTAGTTCTTCATTTGGCTAGCAGTACAAGGAACAGGCTCCAAAGAACCTGTAGGGATGAAGAGGGATTTTAGACTTATTTTTGTCAAACAGCATCCCCCCGTTATAGCATTGAAAATAAGGGCAGTTTCAaaaattgtttgttttatgaCATACAAGGTAGCTCTTCAAAGAACAAGGATATTTATTCCACTGGGCTAAAGAATATGCTGCTATATATCCAGCTTAGGACCTTTGGTATAACTTAGCTACACTGATTTgtgaagctgctttcctttcactttttaaaagcaaCCTGCCTACTGTAACCTGAAAATCCCAATGTCTACATCAGTTTTTAGAGATACAAGAGCAGCTATACCTGCAGAATTCATGAATTGACCACCTCAGTATACATTTAGCTAATAGTTCTCTGCCAAACACAGTCCCGGTTCTAGGACATATAAATAATATTCTGTTTATGCAGCAGTCAGATT
This DNA window, taken from Rhineura floridana isolate rRhiFlo1 chromosome 2, rRhiFlo1.hap2, whole genome shotgun sequence, encodes the following:
- the SP3 gene encoding transcription factor Sp3 — its product is MTAPEKPVKQEEMAALDVDSSGGGTHGEYLQHGNGGFAATSADASDEAGTPQDTQPSPLALLAATCSKIGPPSPEEDDEASPSVGATGDLSSVQLAGTPNRWEVLSATPTTIKDEAGNIVQIPGAATVTSSGQYVLPLQSLQNQQIFSVAPGSDSSNGTVSNVQYQVIPQIQTADGQQVQLGFAASSDNGSVNQETGQIQIIPGSNQTIIASGTSSSNIQNILSQTGQGVTIGGSSFPGQAQVVANVPLGLPGNIAFVPINSVDLDSLGLSGSQTMTAGINTDGHLISTSQAMDSSDTSDRTAEQVSPEMTETTTDTDLFVPTSSSSQLPVTIDSTSLLEQNANSLPTTTGQVHSSDLQGNYIQTSVSDETQAQNIQVSTAQPIVQHIQLQESQQTTSQAQIVQGIAQQTIHGVQASQGISQQALQNLQLQLNPGTFLIQAQTVTPSGQITWQTFQVQGVQNLQNLQLQNAPGQQITLTPVQTLTLGQVAAGGALTSTPVSLSSAQLPNLQTVTINSIDSGGIQLHSGENADSPADIRIKEEEPDPEEWQLGGDSTLNTNDLTHLRVQVVDEEGDQPHQEGKRLRRVACTCPNCKEGGGRGTNLGKKKQHICHIPGCGKVYGKTSHLRAHLRWHSGERPFVCTWMFCGKRFTRSDELQRHRRTHTGEKKFVCPECSKRFMRSDHLAKHIKTHQNKKAIHASSTVLASVEAAPEDTLITAGGTTLILANIQQGSVSGIGTVNTSGTSSQDILTNAEIPLQLVTVSGNETME